From the Nodularia sp. NIES-3585 genome, one window contains:
- a CDS encoding ATP synthase subunit I — translation MSLSEDSIDPTPTTQQDTQTGSVSSEPVNASMQEFYQLYQELLIITLALTVTVFISVWIAYSLNIALNYLLGACAGVLYLRLLAKDVERLGREKQALSKTRLALLVALILLASRWNQLQILPIFLGFLTYKATLIFYVIRMAFVSD, via the coding sequence GTGAGCTTGTCAGAAGATTCAATCGACCCCACTCCGACAACACAACAAGATACTCAAACTGGTTCTGTGTCTTCAGAACCAGTTAACGCTTCCATGCAGGAGTTCTATCAACTCTACCAGGAGTTGTTGATAATTACACTTGCCTTGACAGTGACTGTTTTTATCTCTGTGTGGATTGCTTACTCGCTGAACATTGCCCTGAATTATTTATTAGGGGCCTGTGCAGGTGTGCTTTATTTGAGGCTGTTGGCAAAAGATGTTGAGCGTTTAGGTAGAGAGAAACAGGCGCTGAGTAAAACTCGGTTAGCCTTATTAGTAGCGCTGATTTTGCTAGCATCGCGGTGGAATCAACTACAAATATTACCCATATTTCTGGGATTTCTCACATACAAAGCCACACTCATCTTCTACGTAATTAGGATGGCTTTTGTCTCTGACTAG
- a CDS encoding bifunctional 2-polyprenyl-6-hydroxyphenol methylase/3-demethylubiquinol 3-O-methyltransferase UbiG encodes MSDSQTVSAAVAKLYDTYPFPPEPLLDQAPPGYNWRWNWLAAYNFCTGRKPPKQDIRILDAGCGSGVSTEYLVHLNPQAQVVGIDISAGTLEVAKERCQRSGADRVEFHHLSLYDVEQLPGEFDLINSVGVLHHLPDPIRGIQALAKKLAPGGLMHIFVYGELGRWEIQLMQKAIALLQGDKKGDYRDGVQVGRKLFTSLPEKNRIVKRDQELWSLENHKDECFADMYVHPQEIDYNIETLFELIDASGLEFINFSNPDFWQLARLLDKAPELVDRAEKLSDRQRYRLIELLDPEVTHYEFFLGRLPLIKSDWSEDKVVLQAIPELNPCIDGFPSQCVFNYNYQIVNLSDTELEFLQKCDGNLTVAEIVATVSINVNEVKSLLEQQIILLSPG; translated from the coding sequence ATGTCAGACTCCCAAACTGTTAGTGCTGCTGTTGCTAAACTTTACGACACCTATCCCTTCCCCCCAGAACCTCTACTTGATCAAGCCCCACCTGGGTACAATTGGCGCTGGAATTGGTTAGCCGCTTACAATTTCTGCACTGGACGCAAACCACCAAAGCAAGATATCCGCATTTTAGATGCTGGTTGTGGTTCCGGTGTGAGTACGGAATATTTGGTACATCTCAACCCCCAAGCCCAGGTAGTAGGAATTGATATAAGTGCTGGCACTTTAGAGGTAGCCAAAGAACGCTGCCAACGTTCGGGTGCTGATAGAGTGGAGTTTCATCACCTGAGTTTGTACGATGTGGAACAGCTACCAGGGGAGTTTGATTTAATTAATTCCGTGGGTGTATTGCATCACTTACCTGACCCTATCCGTGGTATTCAAGCTTTAGCCAAAAAGTTAGCCCCTGGTGGACTAATGCATATTTTTGTCTATGGCGAACTGGGACGCTGGGAAATTCAACTCATGCAAAAGGCGATCGCACTTCTCCAAGGTGACAAAAAAGGCGATTATCGTGATGGGGTACAAGTCGGACGAAAACTATTTACTTCTTTACCAGAAAAGAACAGAATTGTCAAGCGAGATCAGGAACTTTGGTCTTTAGAAAACCACAAGGATGAATGTTTTGCTGATATGTACGTTCATCCCCAGGAGATTGACTACAACATTGAGACGCTGTTTGAATTAATTGATGCTTCTGGCTTGGAGTTTATTAATTTTTCTAATCCTGATTTTTGGCAGTTAGCAAGACTATTAGACAAAGCACCGGAGTTAGTTGACAGAGCAGAAAAATTGAGCGATCGCCAGCGTTATCGCCTGATAGAATTACTAGACCCCGAAGTAACCCATTATGAGTTTTTCCTCGGTCGTCTTCCCCTGATTAAATCCGACTGGTCAGAAGATAAAGTCGTATTACAGGCAATTCCCGAACTTAACCCCTGTATTGATGGTTTTCCCAGTCAATGTGTATTTAATTACAACTATCAGATTGTCAACTTGTCAGACACAGAGTTAGAATTTTTACAAAAATGTGATGGAAATTTAACTGTGGCAGAAATTGTGGCAACTGTTTCAATCAATGTGAATGAAGTTAAATCACTCCTCGAACAGCAGATAATTTTGTTGTCACCGGGTTAA
- a CDS encoding aldo/keto reductase, translating into MLYRRFGRTELQMPVFSCGGMRYQFKWEDVPNSEIPADNQANLEATIRRSLEVGINHIETARGYGTSEMQLGKILPKFSRDKLIVQTKVCPVEDAQAFRQTFEQSLQNLQLDYVDLLGIHGINHAESFDYSMRPGGCLAVARQLQAEGKVRFIGFSTHGPQDVIVQAINTNEFDYVNLHWYYINQWNWEAITAANHHDMGVFIISPSDKGGMLYKPPQKLVKLCAPLSPIVFNDLFCLNHQNVHTLSLGAARPEDFDEHLKTLDYLDRAEEILPPILSKLEQEAIASLGEDWVKNWQTNLPTWEATPGEVNIRVILWLLNLAIAYDLVDYAKMRYNLLGNASHWFPGNKADQLDELDLSECLANSPHAEKIPQMLAKAHHMLAGTEVKRLSKT; encoded by the coding sequence ATGCTTTACAGAAGATTTGGCCGCACAGAATTACAGATGCCTGTTTTTTCTTGTGGCGGTATGAGATATCAATTCAAATGGGAAGATGTTCCTAATTCCGAAATTCCTGCGGATAATCAGGCAAATCTAGAAGCGACTATTCGCCGCTCTTTGGAAGTGGGAATTAATCACATTGAAACTGCTCGTGGCTATGGTACATCAGAAATGCAATTGGGGAAAATATTACCCAAGTTTAGCCGCGACAAATTAATTGTGCAGACAAAAGTCTGCCCGGTTGAAGATGCCCAGGCATTTCGCCAAACATTTGAACAATCACTGCAAAATCTTCAATTAGATTATGTCGATTTACTGGGAATACATGGCATAAATCATGCTGAATCTTTCGACTATAGTATGCGCCCCGGTGGCTGTTTGGCAGTGGCGCGACAATTGCAAGCAGAGGGAAAAGTGAGATTTATCGGCTTTTCTACTCATGGACCTCAAGATGTAATTGTCCAGGCAATTAATACTAATGAATTTGATTATGTTAATCTGCATTGGTACTATATTAATCAATGGAATTGGGAGGCAATTACAGCCGCTAACCATCATGATATGGGGGTATTTATTATTAGTCCTTCAGATAAAGGGGGAATGCTATATAAACCACCGCAAAAGTTAGTTAAGCTTTGCGCTCCCTTAAGTCCGATAGTGTTTAATGATTTGTTTTGTCTGAATCATCAAAATGTACATACTTTGAGTTTGGGTGCAGCCAGACCAGAAGATTTTGATGAACATCTCAAAACTTTAGATTACTTAGATCGGGCGGAGGAAATTCTGCCGCCAATTTTGAGTAAGTTAGAACAAGAAGCGATCGCTTCTTTAGGAGAAGACTGGGTAAAAAATTGGCAGACTAATTTACCCACCTGGGAAGCAACACCGGGAGAAGTAAATATTCGCGTGATTTTGTGGTTGTTGAATTTAGCGATCGCCTACGATTTAGTAGACTATGCCAAAATGCGCTACAACCTATTGGGTAATGCTAGTCACTGGTTCCCCGGTAACAAAGCAGACCAATTAGATGAACTAGACCTAAGTGAATGTCTCGCTAATAGTCCCCATGCCGAAAAAATTCCACAAATGTTAGCAAAAGCACATCATATGTTGGCAGGTACTGAAGTTAAGCGGTTATCCAAGACATAG
- a CDS encoding HhoA/HhoB/HtrA family serine endopeptidase: MRFSQVRSSLILLSSYLLTIIVTVALTVSTWQVLPSQAEPAPYAQTATDTSEVAQQSPANAAIGSTSFVTAAVNRVGTAVVRIDTERTITRRMDPFMEDPFFRRFFGDSFPQQLPSEQLRGLGSGFIIDKAGLVLTNAHVVDKADKVTVRLKDGRTYEGKVQGIDEVTDLAVVKINPDKDLPVAALGSSDAVQVGDWAIAVGNPLGFDNTVTLGIVSTLKRSSAQVGIADKRLDFIQTDAAINPGNSGGPLLNERGEVIGINTAIRPDAMGIGFAIPIDKAKAIALKLQRDGKVIHPYLGVQMITLTPELAKQNNTDPNSPIQIPEINGVLVMRVVPDSPAASAGMRRGDVIVQIDQEPVTSADKLQNLVENSRLGQLLQVKVQRGNQIQRLSIRTAELQDPA, encoded by the coding sequence ATGCGATTTTCTCAAGTACGCAGTTCTTTAATTCTATTGAGTTCATACCTGTTAACCATAATTGTGACCGTGGCGCTAACCGTCAGCACTTGGCAGGTATTACCCTCTCAAGCAGAACCCGCACCTTATGCCCAGACTGCTACTGATACCTCAGAGGTTGCCCAGCAATCACCAGCAAATGCGGCTATAGGTAGCACTAGCTTTGTGACAGCGGCTGTAAATCGTGTGGGAACAGCAGTAGTAAGGATTGATACTGAACGCACCATTACTCGTCGTATGGACCCATTTATGGAAGACCCATTTTTCCGGCGATTTTTCGGTGATAGTTTCCCCCAACAGTTGCCTTCTGAACAATTGCGGGGTCTAGGTTCAGGGTTTATTATTGACAAGGCAGGTCTAGTTTTGACTAATGCCCATGTCGTCGATAAAGCTGATAAAGTCACAGTCCGTCTCAAAGATGGTCGCACCTATGAAGGCAAAGTTCAAGGTATTGATGAAGTGACAGATTTAGCAGTGGTGAAGATTAACCCTGATAAAGATTTACCTGTTGCGGCTTTAGGTTCTTCCGATGCAGTACAAGTGGGAGACTGGGCGATCGCGGTGGGTAATCCTTTAGGATTTGATAATACCGTGACTTTGGGAATTGTCAGCACTCTCAAACGTTCTAGCGCCCAAGTCGGCATTGCTGACAAACGCTTAGACTTTATTCAAACTGATGCGGCGATTAATCCTGGTAATTCCGGGGGTCCGCTATTGAATGAACGCGGCGAAGTCATCGGTATTAATACGGCTATTCGTCCGGACGCGATGGGTATTGGCTTTGCGATTCCTATTGACAAGGCTAAAGCGATCGCCTTGAAATTGCAACGTGACGGCAAAGTTATTCATCCATATTTAGGTGTGCAAATGATTACCTTAACGCCCGAACTAGCAAAGCAGAATAATACTGACCCCAACTCTCCCATTCAAATACCAGAAATTAATGGTGTTTTAGTCATGCGAGTTGTACCTGATTCGCCAGCTGCATCTGCGGGGATGCGACGTGGGGATGTGATTGTGCAAATTGATCAAGAACCTGTCACTAGTGCCGATAAGTTACAGAATCTGGTAGAAAATAGTCGTCTCGGTCAGTTGTTGCAGGTGAAAGTCCAACGCGGTAATCAGATACAGCGGCTTTCAATCCGCACGGCTGAGTTACAAGATCCTGCTTAG
- a CDS encoding diflavin flavoprotein, giving the protein MSTNKPRDVQVLPIGTDTTVMRSRSWSRLRFEIEYALAKGTTANSYLIQGSKIALIDPPGETFSQIYLEALQQRIDLTTIDYVILGHVNPNRAATIKALLELAPQITLVCSNPGAKNLRGTLENEDLPIIVMRGEETLNLGKGHDLQFIPTPNPRYADQLCTYDPQTEILYSDKLFGAHICGDQVFDEGWETINEDRRYYFDCLMAPHARQVETALDKLADLPTRMYATGHGPIVRYGLIELTKAYRQWIQQQASADLTVALIYASAYGNTATLAQAIARGITKAGVAVESINCEFTEPEEIRAAVEKSAGFVIGSPTLGGHAPTPVQTALGIVLSTATNNKLAGVFGSFGWSGEAVDLIENKLKDAGYRFGFDAIRVKFKPNDVTLQLCEEAGTDFAQALKKAKKVRVPSQPATNVEQAVGRIVGSLCVVTAKEGDISSAMLASWVSQASFNPPGLTIAVAKDRALETLMHSGNKFVLNILPEGKHIGLMKHFLKPFAPGQDRFGDIAAEETETGSPILTDSLAYLECSVQGRLESGDHWLVYATVDNGKVLNKDGVTAVHQRKTGSHY; this is encoded by the coding sequence ATGTCAACAAATAAACCTCGTGATGTTCAAGTTCTTCCCATTGGTACAGATACCACAGTCATGCGATCGCGCAGTTGGTCAAGACTGAGATTTGAAATTGAATATGCCCTGGCCAAAGGCACAACTGCCAATTCTTATCTAATTCAAGGCAGTAAAATTGCTCTAATTGACCCTCCAGGAGAAACATTTAGTCAAATTTACCTGGAAGCTTTGCAGCAACGGATTGATTTAACAACCATTGATTATGTAATTCTGGGTCACGTCAATCCTAACCGCGCCGCCACTATCAAAGCTTTATTAGAACTAGCACCACAAATTACCTTGGTCTGTTCTAATCCTGGGGCTAAAAATTTACGCGGGACTTTAGAAAATGAGGATTTACCAATTATTGTCATGCGGGGGGAAGAAACCCTGAATTTAGGCAAAGGACATGATTTACAGTTCATTCCTACCCCTAACCCCCGTTATGCAGACCAACTCTGCACTTATGACCCACAAACAGAAATTCTCTACTCAGATAAGCTATTTGGGGCGCATATTTGTGGTGATCAGGTATTTGACGAAGGCTGGGAGACAATCAACGAAGACAGACGCTATTATTTTGATTGTCTGATGGCTCCCCATGCGCGTCAAGTGGAAACAGCATTAGATAAACTGGCTGATTTACCTACAAGAATGTACGCCACGGGACACGGCCCCATAGTGCGTTATGGCTTAATTGAACTGACTAAAGCTTATCGGCAATGGATTCAACAGCAAGCCTCGGCAGACTTGACAGTAGCATTAATTTATGCTTCAGCTTATGGAAATACTGCTACATTGGCTCAAGCGATCGCTCGTGGTATTACTAAAGCTGGCGTAGCCGTAGAATCAATTAACTGTGAATTTACAGAACCAGAAGAAATCCGCGCTGCTGTCGAAAAATCTGCCGGTTTTGTGATTGGTTCACCTACCCTGGGCGGTCACGCACCCACACCAGTCCAAACAGCCTTAGGAATCGTCCTCTCTACCGCTACTAATAATAAACTGGCTGGTGTTTTTGGTTCCTTTGGCTGGAGTGGTGAAGCTGTTGATTTAATTGAAAACAAACTCAAAGACGCTGGGTACAGGTTTGGTTTTGATGCCATTCGGGTCAAATTCAAACCCAATGATGTCACCTTACAATTGTGTGAAGAAGCCGGAACCGACTTTGCCCAAGCCTTAAAAAAAGCCAAAAAAGTGCGTGTTCCCAGCCAACCAGCCACAAATGTAGAACAAGCAGTTGGGCGCATCGTGGGTTCTCTTTGCGTCGTCACAGCCAAGGAAGGCGATATCTCCAGCGCCATGTTAGCCTCTTGGGTGTCTCAAGCCAGCTTTAATCCTCCTGGTTTAACCATAGCCGTAGCTAAAGACCGGGCGTTAGAAACCCTCATGCACTCAGGAAATAAATTTGTCCTCAACATTCTCCCCGAAGGTAAGCATATAGGCTTGATGAAACACTTTCTCAAACCCTTTGCCCCAGGACAAGACCGATTTGGTGATATTGCGGCTGAAGAGACAGAAACTGGTTCACCCATCCTCACTGATTCCTTGGCATATTTGGAATGTTCCGTCCAAGGTCGCTTAGAATCAGGTGACCATTGGCTAGTTTACGCAACGGTAGATAATGGCAAAGTTTTAAATAAAGATGGTGTGACAGCTGTGCATCAACGTAAAACGGGAAGTCATTATTAG
- a CDS encoding endonuclease domain-containing protein: MQNQHITSNPNSSPPSSLVESNNSYPPSSLTESNNSCPPSSLTESNNSCPPSSLAGRGLGGGVSWQSPPDLWKQLKPFARQMRTEPTLSEKLLWQRLKNKQLRGFKFRRQQVIDRFIVDFYCHEIKLVIEVDGEVHNYTQVEDAIRQEFLESLGLRVMRFNNQDVLFRIESVLGEIARWLE, from the coding sequence ATGCAAAATCAACACATCACCAGTAATCCTAATTCCAGTCCCCCCTCCTCGCTTGTAGAGTCAAATAACTCCTATCCCCCCTCCTCCCTTACAGAGTCAAATAACTCCTGTCCCCCCTCCTCACTTACAGAGTCAAATAACTCCTGTCCCCCCTCCTCGCTTGCGGGGAGGGGGCTAGGGGGTGGGGTCTCTTGGCAAAGCCCACCAGACCTGTGGAAACAACTTAAACCTTTTGCCAGACAGATGCGGACTGAACCCACATTGTCAGAAAAGCTACTTTGGCAAAGATTAAAAAATAAGCAACTGCGAGGTTTTAAGTTTCGTCGTCAGCAGGTTATTGATAGATTTATCGTTGACTTTTATTGCCACGAAATCAAATTAGTGATTGAGGTGGATGGAGAAGTTCACAATTACACTCAAGTAGAAGATGCTATTCGACAAGAGTTTTTAGAATCTTTGGGTTTGCGGGTGATGAGGTTTAATAATCAGGATGTTTTGTTCAGGATAGAGAGTGTTTTAGGAGAAATTGCGCGTTGGTTGGAATAA
- a CDS encoding diflavin flavoprotein: protein MVALTERTEKRLTIETVKIAQETMAIRSLDWDRDRFDIEFGLQNGTTYNSFLIRGEQTALVDTSHEKFRQLYFDTLTGLINPTEIDYLIISHTEPDHSGLVKDLLQMAPDITVVASKVAIQFLENLVHQPFKRQIVKNGDRLDLGNGHEFEFVIAPNLHWPDTIFSFDHKTKILYTCDAFGLHYCSDSTFDEDLPAIEADFKYYYECLMGPNARSVLSALKRMAELKTIEMIATGHGPLLSHNVEELTGRYRTWSQSQSKAETAVGIFYVSEYGYSDRLAQAIAKGISKTDVAVEIVDLGAGIDLQELRELVSRCTGIVIGMPPVENNASIQTALSTIIGSAKEKQAIGIFETGGGDDEPIDPLLSKFRNLGLTTVFPAIRIKQTPTENTYQLCEEAGTDLGQWVTRDRSIKAMKSLGADLDKALGRISGGLYIITAKKGDVSSAMLASWVSQASFKPMGLSIAVAKDRAIESLMQVGDRFVLNVLEEGNYQTLMRHFLKRFAPGADRFEGVRTQPAQNGAPILTDALAYMECEVVSRMDCGDHWAVYSNVYEGRVSKPEALTAVHHRKVGNHY, encoded by the coding sequence ATGGTAGCACTCACCGAAAGAACAGAAAAACGGCTCACCATAGAGACTGTGAAAATTGCTCAAGAAACGATGGCAATTCGGTCTTTAGATTGGGATCGCGATCGCTTTGATATTGAGTTCGGTTTGCAAAATGGTACAACTTATAACTCGTTTCTAATTCGCGGTGAGCAAACTGCTTTAGTTGATACTTCTCACGAAAAGTTTCGCCAGTTATATTTTGATACCCTCACAGGATTAATCAATCCTACAGAAATTGATTATCTGATTATCAGCCACACCGAGCCAGATCATAGCGGCTTAGTGAAAGATTTGTTGCAAATGGCTCCAGATATAACTGTTGTGGCTTCTAAGGTAGCAATCCAGTTTCTGGAAAATTTAGTCCATCAGCCATTTAAGCGCCAAATTGTCAAAAATGGCGATCGCTTAGATTTAGGCAATGGTCACGAATTTGAATTTGTGATTGCTCCCAACTTACACTGGCCGGATACTATCTTCAGCTTCGATCATAAAACGAAAATTCTCTACACCTGTGATGCTTTTGGGCTACATTATTGCTCAGATAGCACCTTTGATGAAGATTTACCAGCGATTGAAGCCGACTTTAAATATTACTACGAGTGCTTAATGGGGCCAAATGCCCGCTCAGTTTTATCCGCCCTTAAGCGCATGGCTGAACTGAAAACCATTGAGATGATCGCCACTGGCCACGGTCCCTTATTGTCTCACAATGTTGAGGAACTAACGGGACGCTACCGCACTTGGAGCCAAAGCCAAAGCAAAGCTGAAACAGCCGTAGGGATATTTTACGTTTCAGAATACGGATATAGCGATCGCTTGGCGCAAGCAATTGCCAAAGGTATTAGTAAAACTGATGTTGCTGTGGAAATTGTAGACTTGGGCGCAGGGATAGATTTACAAGAACTGCGGGAATTAGTCAGCCGTTGTACAGGAATTGTCATCGGTATGCCGCCTGTGGAAAATAATGCCAGCATCCAAACAGCACTCAGTACAATTATCGGTTCTGCCAAAGAAAAACAAGCCATCGGCATCTTTGAAACAGGCGGTGGAGATGATGAACCGATAGACCCTCTGCTGAGTAAATTCCGCAACTTGGGTTTAACAACAGTTTTCCCAGCAATTCGGATTAAACAAACCCCCACAGAAAATACTTACCAACTTTGTGAAGAAGCGGGTACAGACTTGGGACAATGGGTAACACGCGATCGCAGCATCAAAGCCATGAAATCCTTGGGTGCAGACCTAGACAAAGCACTAGGCAGAATCAGTGGCGGACTATATATAATTACCGCCAAAAAAGGCGATGTTTCTAGTGCCATGTTAGCCTCCTGGGTTTCTCAAGCCAGCTTCAAACCTATGGGATTATCCATTGCAGTCGCCAAAGATAGAGCAATTGAATCACTCATGCAAGTAGGCGATCGCTTTGTTCTCAACGTCCTAGAAGAAGGTAATTACCAAACACTCATGAGACACTTCTTAAAGAGGTTCGCCCCTGGAGCAGATCGCTTTGAAGGAGTTAGAACTCAGCCAGCCCAAAACGGCGCTCCCATCCTCACCGATGCCTTAGCCTACATGGAGTGTGAAGTTGTGAGTCGGATGGACTGCGGCGACCACTGGGCAGTATATAGCAACGTTTACGAAGGACGAGTTTCCAAACCAGAAGCACTGACAGCCGTCCATCATCGTAAAGTCGGCAACCATTATTAG